In Malaclemys terrapin pileata isolate rMalTer1 chromosome 10, rMalTer1.hap1, whole genome shotgun sequence, the following are encoded in one genomic region:
- the NUBP1 gene encoding cytosolic Fe-S cluster assembly factor NUBP1 isoform X1, producing MEIQVSNRFHVLSTGTNAESGVDDTSEGREQKENPSIGRHEMHCPKDGGFTATTPKRRRRVVVVGDSLLRGTESSICHPDRENREVCCLPGARIHDVMERLPRLIKPSDRYPFLLLHVGTNDTAKNDLEQITADYVALGRRIKDFRAQVVFSSILPVQEKGLGRDRRIVEVNKWLRRWCWREGFRFFDHGMVFLEGGVLGRDGLHLTKRGKNIFASRLANLVRRALN from the coding sequence atggagatacaggtgagcaaccgttttcatgttctctccacaggtactaatgcagagagtggagtagatgatacatctgagggaagggagcagaaggagaatcCATCGATTGGAAGGCATGAAATGCACTGTCCTAAGGATGGGGGTTTCAcggccaccactcccaagagaaggaggagggtggtggtggtcggggactccctcctcagggggactgagtcatctatctgccaccctgaccgagaaaaccgagaggtctgctgcttgccaggagctaggattcacgatgtgatggagagactgccaagactcatcaagccctcggatcgctaccccttcctgcttctccatgtgggcaccaatgatactgccaagaatgaccttgagcagatcactgcagactacgtggctctgggaagaaggataaaggacttcagggcacaagtggtgttctcgtccatcctccctgtgcaggaaaaaggcctgggtagagaccgtcgaattgtggaagtcaacaaatggctacgcaggtggtgttggagagaaggcttcagattcttcgaccatgggatggtgttcctagagggaggagtgctaggcagagatgggctccacctaacgaagagagggaagaacatcttcgcaagcaggctggctaacctagtgaggagggctttaaactag
- the NUBP1 gene encoding cytosolic Fe-S cluster assembly factor NUBP1 isoform X2 — protein MSGFVCPKCKIESQIFLPTTGGTEKMGQNLNISLLEGKVVIKANPFCLKYLSPQLLHLTGISSKGFKNIVAYTTHEKNYLTKERNKCTVNYRKATIVS, from the exons ATGAGTGGCTTTGTATGCCCAAAATGTAAG aTTGAATCTCAAATCTTTCTGCCAACAACTGGAGGAACAGAGAAGATGGGccaaaatttaaatatttctctCCTTG agggAAAAGTTGTGATAAAGGCCAATCCTTTTTGTCTGAAATACCTGAGTCCCCAGCTACTTCATCTTACAGGAATATCATCCAAA GGATTCAAGAATATTGTGGCCTACACCACTCACGAGAAAAATTATCTAACCAAGGAACGGAATAAATGTACAGTTAATTATAGGAAAGCAACTATTGTGTCCTGA